Proteins encoded by one window of Pseudonocardia alni:
- the recF gene encoding DNA replication/repair protein RecF (All proteins in this family for which functions are known are DNA-binding proteins that assist the filamentation of RecA onto DNA for the initiation of recombination or recombinational repair.): protein MYLRRFSVTDFRSWPEAELELDPGVTVLVGSNGVGKTNLVEGIGYLATLGSHRVSSDTPLIRRGAEQAVVRGEVHHHGRKLGVELEINNGKQNRARVNRSPVSRPRDVLGILRSVLFAPEDLALVRGDPSERRRFLDELLVARFPRYAGVRADYDKVLRQRSALLKSAKPALRGARGRSRAPVAADPELPDDLATLEVWDGHLARSGAALLAGRRELVVALAPYAREAFAAIAPSSDPIGLDYRSSLGTAGVAELPSSTGDLEALLLDRLAEVRSQEVERGVCLVGPHRDELDLALGEGPAKGYASHGESWAFALALRLASYRLLHADDVEPVLVLDDVFAELDSARRRALAGLVAGAEQVLVTAAVAEDVPAELDGVRFAVGYRTVSRDGEVPA from the coding sequence GTGTACCTCAGGCGGTTCTCGGTCACCGACTTCCGGTCCTGGCCGGAGGCCGAGCTGGAGCTCGACCCCGGCGTGACCGTGCTGGTCGGGTCCAACGGCGTCGGCAAGACCAACCTGGTCGAGGGGATCGGCTACCTCGCCACCCTCGGCTCGCACCGGGTCTCCTCCGACACGCCGCTGATCCGGCGCGGGGCCGAGCAGGCCGTCGTCCGCGGCGAGGTGCACCACCACGGCCGGAAACTCGGCGTCGAGCTGGAGATCAACAACGGGAAGCAGAACCGGGCGCGGGTCAACCGCTCACCGGTCTCGCGGCCGCGCGACGTCCTGGGGATCCTGCGCAGCGTGCTGTTCGCGCCGGAGGACCTGGCCCTGGTGCGGGGCGACCCGTCGGAGCGCCGGCGTTTCCTCGACGAGCTGCTCGTCGCGCGGTTCCCGCGCTACGCCGGCGTCCGCGCCGACTACGACAAGGTCCTGCGCCAGCGCTCGGCCCTGCTGAAGTCCGCGAAACCGGCACTGCGCGGGGCCCGCGGCCGGTCCCGGGCGCCGGTGGCCGCGGACCCGGAGCTGCCCGACGACCTGGCGACGCTGGAGGTCTGGGACGGGCATCTCGCCCGTTCCGGCGCGGCGCTGCTGGCCGGGCGGCGCGAGCTCGTCGTCGCGCTGGCGCCCTACGCCCGCGAGGCGTTCGCGGCGATCGCGCCGTCGTCGGACCCGATCGGCCTGGACTACCGGTCCAGCCTCGGGACGGCCGGGGTCGCGGAGCTGCCGTCGTCGACCGGGGACCTGGAGGCGCTGCTGCTCGACCGGCTGGCCGAGGTGCGGTCCCAGGAGGTCGAACGCGGGGTCTGCCTGGTCGGCCCGCACCGCGACGAGCTGGACCTCGCCCTGGGCGAGGGACCGGCGAAGGGCTACGCCAGCCACGGCGAGTCCTGGGCGTTCGCGCTGGCGCTGCGGCTGGCGTCCTACCGCCTGTTGCACGCCGACGACGTCGAGCCGGTCCTCGTGCTGGACGACGTCTTCGCCGAGCTGGACTCGGCCCGCCGCCGTGCGCTGGCCGGCCTGGTGGCCGGCGCGGAGCAGGTCCTGGTGACCGCCGCGGTGGCCGAGGACGTGCCCGCGGAGCTCGACGGGGTCCGGTTCGCCGTCGGCTACCGGACGGT